gtgttgctttttgttttgtattcccTTTTTGCTTGCgtattttataaaaagaaatttgtagataaatttgtttaatagatgttaaattataTAATGTTGTTGTTCTCTTAATGATGTCCTTTTAaccttttaaaagtattttatcattgttgcaattcagtttttgtatgctgtgatggctattgtcaataaaccttttatctatctatctatctatctagaTCGATGGGAGGGTACACAGTGGTTAACTCCCAATAGAGATTCCCATAAACGGCGACAAATTCCCAAATGCTTAACTGCCAAGAACTACCCTTCCCCCCACACCAAGTTTAGTTGTCCATTGTTAATTGGAGTGGTTTCACGAggcaggttttcttttttttggcattctgaattattattttataccatGGAATTCCAAAGGACGCTTAGGGTACAATGTTTATCCCGATTAGGACAGTAGGTGTCATCAGTCATCACCGTGTACCTGTTGCTATCACATCGACCAAGTCCTCTGACGAAATCGGGGTAGTTTGTGTTCTTCAATTCACATGTATTATATACTGGATTGGtcaggaaataaaaaaatttagtCTGAAAAATACTGAAAGTGTAAATTTTTAGGACCACTTATGGGGTACAGTGTGATATATAGTTTAGGTATCATCAGTTACCGGGCAAATCCTCCGACGTAATCGGGGTAGTTTGTGTTCTTCAATTCACAGGTATTATATACTGGATTGGTCAGGAAATAACCATTAGTCTGTATACTGCTAAAAATGTAAACTATTAGGACGACTAAGGGTACAATGTTAGGTATATAGTTTGGGTATCACCAGTTACCGGGCGCCCGTTGCTATCACATCAGCAAGACAATCCAAGAGCGACTCGTCACCAGCCAAGTCCTCTGAGGTAATCGGGAACATCAGTTGCTCCAGCTCTTCCTCAAGATTCACGTCAAAACTCTCAAAGACGTCGAGTAGCTCCCCTTCAGATTCAGGAGGTTCACTTCCTGCATCCGCTTCTACGGTAGTCACAGCCTCCTGCAAGACAGCCTGTATGTCTTTATCGCTGAGGGGCATCGGGAGAGAGGAGGATGCCTTCTTGGGGTTCCGAAGATGAGAGAAGATGTAGGTGACTGCATCGTCGAGAAGCATGGCTGTCTGCTGGAGGACGTCTACGTTCTGGCAGAGAGAGGTGGCTTTCTCTACGGCGGTTAGTTTCTCGCGGCAGATCAGGGTCATTGCACTGATTGGGGTCATTCCTTTTCCTCCGCTTGAGAGCTTCTCTTTGTAGAGTTTTAAGTTCCTGAAAAGATGAAGAAGATGTTGTCACAGCGGCGTTGCCAAGGGATTTTGCTTATGGTTGATATTTAGAATAGCAGGAGATTAAAATAACTTATACTAATCTTGTGAGTAAGAATGGGAGGTTGGGAAAAACTCAAAATGGTCCCTAACAGTGAGGCTCAACTTACGACTAAGCGACAAATATACCATGCCAGGGTTGGTGTATTTTTCTAACTATTTGACCTGTGCAAAAAACATGTTGCCCACCTTGAACACACATGGGCATGACTTCTTATTTTGTCCTGCTACATCAAGGGTCTTAAACAGTATTATTCTAATTTGTCTCCAGTttacgttaaaggaacacgttgccttggatcggtcgagttggtcttttaaaagcgtttgtaaccgagGACAAGATCAGGGCAACGGAGGCCGCCCTTGGGCAATACCACGACAACAAATACCACCCTTTATAGAAGATCAGGGCAGCAGCCTCTGTTACCTCCCCATAATTCCAGGCCTACAACCAATAAAAAACCAGGCATCCTTATTTACCTTAACTTTAGCCTAGCCATGCTCATGTGTTTCCTGATGGTTTCATTCCTTGGGAAGTACGCAGCGTCAGTGGGTGACGGTTGCTGGTTGCCATCGAACACCCTAGACTCCACATAGTGCTGTATCTCGGTCCGCATTTCACGTACGCTGCAGACTCCTTTTCCAACCAACTCCACAATTTTTTCTCGAATTTCTTTCTTCAACGGGTTCATAAGTCCGGTCAACTGTGGACAAGCGGTCATGAAATCATCGTGAAATCTGCTAATGATGTATTGCTCAACTGTGCTTGTTCATTtaacaatttaataaaaatgggaaagaccagtattttccacttagtgtatcttaaagtataaaatgacaaatctgtgaaaatttgcattCAATTGATTATCGGAGTAActgttgcaagagaataatgagagaGAAAAACGCCCTtactgcacaaatttgtgtgcttttccTAAAAATGCTTCAGGCAGGCCCAAAGTCTTTAAAAcacactgaacacgtttggtaaattattgtcaaagaccagtattctcacttggtgtttcccaacatatgcatagtgaaaatttggactcaattgatcatcggagttgcaaaagaataatgaaagaagaacacccttgttgcacaatattgTGCGCTTTCAGGATCAGATGGCcactaaaaggcttcaggccggtgtcgcatgcaattatgtcctctatgcaatactatccggaggacattattgcatatgcaataatgtccgctgGACGgtcataatgcaattgtgtccgcccggacacatttgcatatgcagtcgtGTCCGCCCCGCGCAAAACCGTCGttacagtaaattaaacgcccttggtcgacggaacacgttcgccatttttttataAGCTttaaagtgcatgtcatgaatgacatgggaaatgttcggccgttgggtgttcgctgcaatcataaaatacgtgaatattcataccacaaaaagtaaggaaacttttttcaatatagtgtatttgttattatttaatactctctttgtatatggtatatatcaatgcaaagctgttcctctttaaaatgataccacatttgcaatgattacatgttgccgaacttggctacacgaataacaatgaggcaaagtcacaaatcaaatgtgccaaaattaccgctGTCTGTGCTAAATGggtaatgctcaataatcaaaccgatcaagcttttcagaaccattaatggtttacacaaagatttgcaccagtgagctcatcag
Above is a genomic segment from Asterias rubens chromosome 5, eAstRub1.3, whole genome shotgun sequence containing:
- the LOC117290579 gene encoding calcium-responsive transcription factor-like; translation: MASCSWSPLWTPLSDNNLSGWVETFEQAEDVRKAFEVQKALKFVSRRSPSNFGQWQSQENSIVSQLKGTFRVRYSDIGDAVVPYDGVPFIILARHERWCMFGKDQHIAQKEKKLQAQENEKQDDEPPAKKSRKILQTTKKIGCPARIIMKSVVRFPDFKISTSTERVKRAGSEHLRNLLKSEPPPSLKEEHIIYIALPSDEAHQNTHDLGQLTGLMNPLKKEIREKIVELVGKGVCSVREMRTEIQHYVESRVFDGNQQPSPTDAAYFPRNETIRKHMSMARLKLRNLKLYKEKLSSGGKGMTPISAMTLICREKLTAVEKATSLCQNVDVLQQTAMLLDDAVTYIFSHLRNPKKASSSLPMPLSDKDIQAVLQEAVTTVEADAGSEPPESEGELLDVFESFDVNLEEELEQLMFPITSEDLAGDESLLDCLADVIATGAR